The DNA region CCGGCTATTTTTGCTTAGAATCAGGCAAATACCGGCGATCACAACCGTTAGAATTTAGAAAAGGTCTTTTTTTGGCAAATAGCCGCTGTACAACCCTTAGATTTTCGGCGGGCGATAGTATCGCTCGAAAACCAGAACTTTTCGGGAATTCTGGAAATTATCAGGGATACTTGTTGTTATCAGCCCTTTTTTAAAATGCGCAATTTACATTTTATTGTAAAAGTGATATCATAACAATATCGATACAATATGACTCTATTATTTTGAAGGAGTGTTCCCGTATGTATAAGGAAAAAGAAATGTCTTATTTGAACGGTTTTGCCGCCTTGCTGTTTATCCTGGCACTCGCGGCCGCCGGCGTCTATTTGATCTCGCTTTCCGGCGCGCTGCCCGTGATTGGCGGAATCGCCGCCTGCGCCATCGCCTTCGTGCTGCTCACCGGCCTTACGATTGTACAGCCGAACCAGGCGGCCGTCGTGACTTTTTTCGGACGTTATCTCGGCGTCATTCGCAAAAGCGGATTATACCTGGCCGTCCCGCTCTCAAGCCGCCGGAAGGTTTCGCTGCGCGTACGCAATTTCAATAGCGCGAAGCTGAAGGTCAACGACGTGAACGGCAACCCGATCGAAATCGCAACCGTCGTTGTTTTTGCGGTCGTCGATTCGGCGAAAGCCTTGTTTGAGGTCGATGAATACGAAACGTTCGTGGAAATTCAGAGCGAAGCGGCCCTGCGCCACGTCGCCAGCAAGTACCCTTACGACCAGCCGGACACGGCAAGCTTCTCCCTGCGCGGCAATACCGAAGAAATCGCGGTGGAGCTGACCGATGAACTGCAAAACCGGCTGGCGATCGCCGGCGTTAAAGTGATTGAAACGCGCCTCACCCATTTGGCGTATTCGACCGAAATCGCCAGCGCCATGCTGCAGCGGCAGCAGGCCGAAGCCATCATCGCCGCGCGCGAGAAAATCGTCGACGGCGCCGTCACGATGGTGCAGATGGCGATCGAACGCCTGCAGGCGGGCCAGGTCGTGGAGCTGGACGATGAGCGCAAAGCCGCGATGATCAACAACCTGCTCGTTGCCGTCGTTTCCGACCGTTCCGCCCAGCCGGTCATCAACACAAGCACGCTTTACTAAAAGGGCGCCAATCATAATGGCCAGCAAAAAAAGCTTCCCTCTTCGCCTTGACCCGATCCTGTATCAAGCTTTGGAACGCTGGGCAGCGGACGAATTCCGAAGCGTAAACGGTCATATCGAATACCTGCTGCGGGAAGCG from Paenibacillus macerans includes:
- a CDS encoding SPFH domain-containing protein, with the translated sequence MYKEKEMSYLNGFAALLFILALAAAGVYLISLSGALPVIGGIAACAIAFVLLTGLTIVQPNQAAVVTFFGRYLGVIRKSGLYLAVPLSSRRKVSLRVRNFNSAKLKVNDVNGNPIEIATVVVFAVVDSAKALFEVDEYETFVEIQSEAALRHVASKYPYDQPDTASFSLRGNTEEIAVELTDELQNRLAIAGVKVIETRLTHLAYSTEIASAMLQRQQAEAIIAAREKIVDGAVTMVQMAIERLQAGQVVELDDERKAAMINNLLVAVVSDRSAQPVINTSTLY